One genomic segment of Nocardioides cavernaquae includes these proteins:
- a CDS encoding nitroreductase family protein, with protein sequence MTDDFAALTHLLDERSTCRAFLPDEVPAATLSSLLELAQRTPSWCNTQPWHVEVTSGAATVALRSALLAHVLSQPQSPDFPFPAGYPGVYGDRRRECGFQLYDSIGIERSDKDARFVQMLRNFEFFDAPHVALITTEADLGTYGAVDCGLWVQTFLLGAQALGLAAAPQAALASYGSFFRSHFDLPETRQVVCGISFGYADPSAPVNAFRTSRAGLADAVTFHS encoded by the coding sequence GTGACCGACGACTTCGCCGCTCTGACCCACCTGCTGGACGAGCGCTCCACCTGCCGCGCCTTCCTCCCCGACGAGGTGCCTGCCGCGACCCTGTCCTCGTTGCTGGAGCTGGCGCAGCGGACTCCGTCCTGGTGCAACACGCAGCCCTGGCACGTCGAGGTCACGTCGGGCGCAGCGACGGTCGCGCTCCGGTCGGCGCTGCTTGCCCATGTCCTGTCGCAGCCGCAGTCGCCGGACTTCCCGTTTCCCGCGGGCTACCCGGGCGTCTACGGCGACCGGAGGCGCGAGTGCGGCTTCCAGCTCTACGACTCGATCGGCATCGAGCGGTCCGACAAGGACGCACGGTTCGTGCAGATGCTGCGCAACTTCGAGTTCTTCGACGCACCCCACGTCGCGCTGATCACCACCGAGGCCGATCTCGGGACGTACGGCGCGGTCGACTGTGGCCTGTGGGTGCAGACGTTCCTGCTGGGCGCCCAGGCACTCGGCCTCGCGGCCGCACCACAGGCTGCGCTCGCGTCGTACGGATCGTTCTTCCGGTCGCACTTCGACCTGCCCGAGACGCGTCAGGTGGTCTGCGGCATCTCGTTCGGGTACGCCGATCCGTCGGCGCCCGTGAACGCCTTCCGGACCTCGCGGGCCGGCCTCGCGGACGCGGTGACGTTCCACTCCTGA
- a CDS encoding YrdB family protein: protein MRSLAAVILAFVFVDELAVMAAFGVWGASHGGPLSVVLAIALPVVAMTVWFFFASPKATYGGPVVRPVVKVIVFGMASAALWHAGHPGWALALLVFSMMINALAQLRFVQRMLADLEAESA from the coding sequence ATGCGCTCACTCGCGGCAGTCATCCTGGCGTTCGTCTTCGTCGACGAGCTCGCGGTGATGGCCGCGTTCGGGGTGTGGGGCGCGAGCCACGGCGGACCCCTGTCCGTGGTCCTGGCGATCGCTCTGCCGGTCGTCGCGATGACCGTCTGGTTCTTCTTCGCCTCACCGAAGGCGACGTACGGCGGCCCGGTGGTCCGGCCGGTCGTGAAGGTGATCGTCTTCGGCATGGCCTCTGCCGCACTGTGGCACGCAGGTCACCCGGGCTGGGCGCTGGCGCTGCTGGTCTTCTCGATGATGATCAACGCGCTGGCGCAGCTGCGGTTCGTCCAGCGGATGCTGGCCGATCTCGAGGCCGAGAGCGCGTGA
- the metG gene encoding methionine--tRNA ligase, with the protein MSNAPSRKVLSAVAWPYANGPRHIGHVAGFGVPSDVFSRYMRMAGHDVLMVSGSDEHGTPILIAADEAGMTAQQLADKNHALITEDLAALGISYDLYTRTTTRNHYAVVQQLFTGVYDNGYFVEQTTYGAISPSTGRTLPDRYIEGTCPICGYDGARGDQCDNCGNQLDPHDLKNPRSKINGETPEFIETQHFFLDLPALSEALTAWLDERAATGLWRPNVIKFSQNILKEIRPRAMTRDIDWGIPVPLDGWRDNPTKKLYVWFDAVVGYLSASIEWARRSGDAEAWRQWWNDPEALSYYFMGKDNITFHSQIWPAELLAYSGLGSKGGKPEELGVLNLPTEVVSSEFLTMEGKKFSSSKKVVIYVRDLLERYQPDAFRYFVASAGPENQDSDFTWAEFVRRTNDELVAGWGNLVNRTATLVNKNFGELPAAGVLTDEDAAVLASVEAAFDVVGELIERHRQKAAIGEAMRVVGEVNKYVSDLEPWKLAKAAQDDEAVRERLATILHVMSQCVVDLNLLLSPFLPFSANAIDAVFGGAGDVQPMPEISAVDDLDGGPGYPIISGDYSGVRAWGRAPIVVGTPVAKPTPVFTKLDPSVIEDELARLNG; encoded by the coding sequence ATGAGCAATGCCCCCTCGCGCAAGGTCCTGAGCGCCGTCGCCTGGCCGTATGCCAACGGTCCCCGCCACATCGGCCACGTTGCCGGCTTCGGCGTACCTTCCGACGTCTTCAGCCGCTACATGCGCATGGCGGGCCACGACGTCCTCATGGTCTCTGGCTCCGACGAGCACGGCACGCCCATCCTGATCGCCGCCGACGAGGCCGGGATGACCGCCCAGCAGCTCGCCGACAAGAATCACGCGCTGATCACCGAGGACCTCGCCGCGCTCGGCATCTCCTACGACCTCTACACCCGCACGACGACGCGCAACCACTACGCCGTCGTCCAGCAGCTCTTCACCGGCGTCTACGACAACGGTTACTTCGTCGAGCAGACGACGTACGGCGCGATCTCGCCGTCCACGGGCCGCACGCTGCCCGACCGCTACATCGAGGGCACCTGCCCGATCTGCGGGTACGACGGCGCGCGCGGCGACCAGTGCGACAACTGTGGCAACCAGCTCGACCCGCACGACCTGAAGAACCCCCGCTCGAAGATCAACGGCGAGACGCCCGAGTTCATCGAGACGCAGCACTTCTTCCTGGACCTTCCGGCACTGTCCGAGGCGCTCACCGCCTGGCTCGACGAGCGCGCGGCGACGGGCCTGTGGCGCCCCAACGTCATCAAGTTCAGCCAGAACATCCTCAAGGAGATCCGTCCGCGCGCGATGACGCGCGACATCGACTGGGGCATCCCGGTGCCGCTCGACGGCTGGCGCGACAACCCGACCAAGAAGCTCTACGTCTGGTTCGACGCGGTCGTGGGCTACCTCTCGGCCTCGATCGAGTGGGCCCGCCGCTCGGGCGACGCCGAGGCGTGGCGCCAGTGGTGGAACGACCCGGAGGCGCTGTCCTACTACTTCATGGGCAAGGACAACATCACCTTCCACAGCCAGATCTGGCCGGCCGAGCTGCTGGCCTACTCCGGTCTGGGGTCCAAGGGCGGCAAGCCCGAGGAGCTCGGTGTCCTCAACCTGCCGACCGAGGTCGTGAGCTCCGAGTTCCTGACGATGGAGGGCAAGAAGTTCTCCTCGTCCAAGAAGGTCGTCATCTACGTCCGCGACCTGCTCGAGCGCTACCAGCCCGACGCGTTCCGCTACTTCGTGGCGTCGGCCGGTCCGGAGAACCAGGACAGCGACTTCACCTGGGCCGAGTTCGTCCGCCGCACCAACGACGAGCTCGTCGCCGGCTGGGGCAACCTGGTCAACCGCACGGCGACGCTGGTCAACAAGAACTTCGGTGAGCTGCCGGCGGCCGGTGTGCTGACGGATGAGGACGCTGCCGTCCTCGCCTCGGTCGAGGCCGCGTTCGACGTCGTCGGTGAGCTGATCGAGCGCCACCGCCAGAAGGCAGCGATCGGTGAGGCGATGCGCGTCGTCGGCGAGGTCAACAAGTACGTCTCCGACCTCGAGCCCTGGAAGCTGGCCAAGGCGGCTCAGGACGACGAGGCAGTGCGCGAGCGCCTGGCCACGATCCTGCACGTGATGTCGCAGTGCGTGGTCGACCTGAACCTGCTGCTCTCGCCGTTCCTGCCGTTCTCCGCCAACGCGATCGACGCGGTCTTCGGCGGCGCGGGCGATGTCCAGCCCATGCCGGAGATCTCGGCGGTCGACGACCTCGACGGCGGCCCGGGTTACCCGATCATCAGTGGCGACTACTCCGGCGTCCGCGCCTGGGGTCGCGCCCCGATCGTGGTCGGCACGCCGGTCGCCAAGCCGACGCCGGTGTTCACCAAGCTGGATCCGTCGGTGATCGAGGACGAGCTGGCCCGCCTGAACGGCTGA
- a CDS encoding disulfide bond formation protein DsbA, with amino-acid sequence MTDRLLGTTVVPTRHTADFWFDPLCPFAWITSRWILEVEKVRDIEVRWHVMSLAYLNQDKEISEEYRRILAPAWGPVRVLVAARKFHGDEILLPLYEALAARIHLGGRKLHDEPDAGRALVVEALAEVGADAELIDAVDDSSWDDAVATSHHEGMDQVGEDVGTPTIAVNGTAFFGPVLTAIPRGEQAGALWDAAVALAAYPHFFELKRSRTGGLDFS; translated from the coding sequence ATGACTGATCGACTTCTCGGGACCACCGTTGTGCCCACCCGTCACACCGCCGACTTCTGGTTCGACCCGCTGTGCCCGTTCGCGTGGATCACCTCGCGGTGGATCCTCGAGGTCGAGAAGGTGCGCGACATCGAGGTCCGCTGGCACGTGATGAGCCTCGCCTACCTCAACCAGGACAAGGAGATCTCTGAGGAGTACCGCCGGATCCTCGCCCCCGCCTGGGGACCCGTCCGGGTCCTCGTCGCTGCCCGCAAGTTCCACGGTGACGAGATCCTGTTGCCGCTCTACGAGGCGCTGGCGGCACGGATCCACCTCGGCGGACGCAAGCTCCACGACGAGCCGGACGCGGGCCGGGCCCTCGTCGTCGAGGCGCTCGCCGAGGTCGGCGCCGACGCCGAGCTGATCGACGCGGTGGACGACTCCTCGTGGGACGACGCAGTCGCCACCTCCCATCACGAGGGCATGGACCAGGTCGGCGAGGACGTCGGCACCCCGACCATCGCGGTCAACGGCACCGCCTTCTTCGGGCCCGTGCTGACGGCGATCCCGCGCGGGGAGCAGGCGGGGGCGCTGTGGGACGCGGCGGTCGCGCTGGCGGCGTACCCGCACTTCTTCGAGCTGAAGCGGAGCCGCACCGGGGGCCTCGACTTCAGCTGA
- a CDS encoding GOLPH3/VPS74 family protein — protein sequence MTGLIAEDVLLLLLDDESGKLTERTHLDAALGGALLTDLALREAVELPPKTRFWKSPRVVAVPGAVLDDPLLASSLDLIAARPRTAQDLVKRLGKAGRSDLFALLVDQGRVGIERGSVFGVFPTTRHPADDTAYEDDLRTEVTAALVEGQSPTERTAAVISVLAAIDRAHKVVDRHGLSRRDVKRRAKEIADGDWAAKAVRDAVRAAQAATSAAASGGSDGGGDGGS from the coding sequence ATGACCGGACTGATCGCCGAAGACGTGCTGCTCCTGCTGCTCGATGACGAGTCCGGCAAGCTCACCGAGCGCACCCATCTCGATGCCGCCCTGGGCGGTGCCCTGCTCACCGACCTGGCGCTTCGTGAGGCCGTCGAGCTGCCCCCGAAGACCAGGTTCTGGAAGTCCCCGCGCGTCGTCGCCGTGCCGGGGGCTGTGCTGGACGACCCCCTGCTGGCGAGCTCGCTGGACTTGATCGCTGCCCGCCCGCGCACCGCACAGGACCTGGTGAAGCGGCTCGGCAAGGCTGGCCGGAGCGACCTGTTCGCTCTCCTCGTGGACCAGGGCAGGGTCGGCATCGAGCGCGGATCGGTCTTCGGCGTCTTCCCGACGACGCGCCATCCTGCCGATGACACGGCCTACGAGGACGATCTCCGGACCGAGGTCACGGCAGCGCTGGTGGAGGGGCAGTCACCCACCGAGCGCACGGCGGCCGTGATCAGCGTGCTGGCCGCCATCGACCGCGCCCACAAGGTCGTCGACCGTCACGGCCTGTCGCGTCGGGACGTGAAGCGGCGGGCGAAGGAGATCGCCGACGGCGACTGGGCGGCCAAGGCAGTGCGTGACGCCGTCCGCGCGGCACAGGCCGCGACCTCGGCCGCGGCTTCCGGCGGGAGCGACGGCGGCGGTGACGGCGGCAGCTGA
- a CDS encoding N-acetylmuramoyl-L-alanine amidase, which yields MRKQLLGAIVATALFVLIGALCAVFLVDPGRPGERGVLSGDGPGKPGMRQVPSVRSVSVPLAGRLTRGADGGSSTRTMQVERFSQVAVVWRGPRVPRTDVRIRHAGRWSAWQPLEPLEDLEAGEGNGTKGSDLLWAGPSDAIRVRTRGPVPRDLELVLIDPDGPAEQVRGEGIALAAYVADPTTTPSPVAASTSASTTTAPAAAAYPLTSPPPFNPPSHYAPRPTIYGRKIWGANETWRNDIPYYSDTLVQAHLHHTASANSYTRAAVPGIIRGMYSYHTRTLGWADIGYNFLVDRFGRIWQGRAGGIKHPVRGAHTLGFNNRSVGVAVIGNHETARPTTYAVTSVIRLITWKLEIHRRRPASYTYATSEGSDRFAAGRVVRLPVIDGHRDTNQTACPGGYLYARLPEIRRRAQLRADAF from the coding sequence GTGCGCAAGCAACTTCTCGGAGCCATCGTCGCGACTGCCCTGTTCGTCCTCATCGGTGCGCTCTGTGCCGTTTTCCTGGTCGACCCGGGCAGGCCCGGGGAGCGAGGAGTCCTCTCCGGGGACGGACCGGGGAAGCCCGGCATGCGCCAGGTTCCCTCGGTCCGGTCGGTCTCGGTGCCCCTCGCCGGTCGCCTCACCCGCGGTGCAGACGGAGGCTCCTCCACCCGCACCATGCAGGTGGAGCGGTTCTCCCAGGTGGCGGTGGTCTGGCGCGGCCCGCGGGTCCCGCGGACAGACGTGCGGATCCGGCACGCCGGCCGCTGGTCGGCGTGGCAGCCGCTCGAGCCGCTCGAGGACCTCGAGGCGGGAGAGGGCAACGGGACGAAGGGCAGCGACCTGCTCTGGGCGGGCCCCTCCGATGCGATCCGCGTGCGCACTCGCGGTCCGGTGCCCCGCGACCTCGAGCTCGTGCTGATCGACCCCGACGGTCCGGCGGAGCAAGTCCGAGGCGAGGGCATCGCCCTGGCGGCCTACGTCGCCGACCCGACCACGACACCGAGTCCGGTGGCCGCCAGCACCTCTGCCTCGACGACCACCGCGCCCGCCGCCGCGGCGTACCCGTTGACCTCGCCGCCGCCGTTCAACCCGCCCTCGCACTACGCGCCGCGGCCGACGATCTACGGCCGGAAGATCTGGGGCGCCAACGAGACCTGGCGCAACGACATCCCGTACTACAGCGACACCCTGGTCCAGGCTCACCTGCACCACACGGCCTCGGCCAACAGCTACACGCGGGCGGCGGTCCCCGGGATCATCCGCGGGATGTACAGCTATCACACCCGGACGCTGGGCTGGGCCGACATCGGCTACAACTTCCTGGTCGACCGCTTCGGCCGGATCTGGCAGGGCCGCGCGGGTGGCATCAAGCATCCGGTCCGCGGCGCGCACACGCTCGGTTTCAACAACCGGTCGGTGGGGGTGGCGGTCATCGGCAACCACGAGACCGCGCGCCCGACGACCTACGCCGTGACCTCGGTGATCAGGCTGATCACCTGGAAGCTGGAGATCCACCGTCGTCGCCCGGCCAGCTACACCTACGCGACCAGCGAGGGCAGCGACCGTTTCGCCGCGGGCCGGGTCGTGCGGCTACCGGTCATCGACGGGCACCGTGACACCAACCAGACGGCCTGTCCGGGCGGCTACCTCTACGCCAGGCTGCCCGAGATCCGGCGGCGTGCGCAGCTCCGCGCAGACGCCTTCTGA
- the chrA gene encoding chromate efflux transporter, protein MTTARSDRHVVPLRTATWAWFLVSLQTFGGPAGQIAVMQRTLVDERRWLGEKRFLHALSYCMLLPGPEAQQLAIYTGWLLNGWLGGLIAGVLFVLPGVIALLALSWVYAVHGDAALVAGLFAGLAPAVLAIVLQAVLRVGGRALNNRFLIGIAVVAFVALAVFAVPFPVVVLGAGLVGWLAHRRLPELMVSGSHGKESDGPQPLISDDALHHARPSWRRNLAILVGGTALWLAPVAFAIIVAGRHSVYAEEGIFFAGTALVTFGGAYAVLAFVAQRAVESYHWLSGADMVKGLALAETTPGPLIMVVQFVAFLGAYNNPGSLHPVTAAVLASLLTTWVTFVPCFGFIFLGAPYVERLRGNASLSAALTGITSAVVGVIANLAVYFALHTLFTSTQTLTWGPARVLAPVWSAFDWRAGVIAAVALALVFALKWSVLRVLGVCALLGLALTQLT, encoded by the coding sequence GTGACCACTGCGCGCAGCGACCGCCACGTCGTACCGCTCCGGACCGCCACCTGGGCCTGGTTCCTGGTCTCGCTCCAGACCTTCGGTGGACCCGCCGGTCAGATCGCGGTGATGCAGCGGACGCTGGTCGACGAGCGGCGCTGGCTGGGGGAGAAGCGGTTCCTTCACGCGCTGTCCTACTGCATGCTGCTGCCCGGTCCCGAGGCGCAGCAGCTGGCGATCTACACCGGGTGGCTGCTCAACGGCTGGCTCGGCGGGCTGATCGCCGGTGTGCTGTTCGTGCTGCCGGGCGTCATCGCCCTGCTGGCCCTCTCCTGGGTGTACGCCGTGCACGGCGACGCCGCGCTCGTGGCCGGCCTCTTCGCCGGCCTCGCGCCAGCGGTGCTCGCGATCGTGCTGCAAGCCGTGCTCCGCGTCGGCGGGCGTGCGCTCAACAACCGGTTCCTGATCGGGATCGCCGTCGTCGCGTTCGTTGCCCTGGCGGTCTTCGCGGTGCCGTTCCCGGTCGTCGTGCTCGGCGCGGGTCTGGTCGGCTGGCTGGCCCACCGCCGGCTCCCGGAGCTGATGGTCTCCGGCTCCCACGGCAAGGAGTCCGACGGTCCACAGCCGTTGATCTCCGACGACGCGCTGCACCACGCCCGCCCGTCGTGGCGGCGCAACCTCGCGATCCTGGTCGGCGGCACCGCCCTCTGGCTTGCGCCGGTCGCCTTCGCGATCATCGTGGCCGGCCGCCACAGCGTTTACGCCGAGGAGGGCATCTTCTTCGCCGGCACCGCGCTCGTGACCTTCGGTGGTGCCTACGCGGTGCTCGCCTTCGTGGCGCAGCGGGCCGTGGAGTCCTACCACTGGCTCTCCGGCGCGGACATGGTGAAAGGGCTGGCCCTCGCCGAGACCACGCCCGGGCCGCTGATCATGGTGGTCCAGTTCGTCGCGTTCCTCGGCGCCTACAACAACCCCGGCTCGCTGCACCCGGTCACCGCGGCCGTCCTCGCGTCGCTGCTCACGACCTGGGTGACCTTCGTGCCCTGCTTCGGCTTCATCTTCCTCGGCGCTCCGTACGTCGAGCGGTTGCGCGGCAACGCCTCCCTCTCCGCGGCACTCACCGGCATCACGTCCGCGGTGGTCGGCGTCATCGCCAACCTCGCCGTCTACTTCGCCCTGCACACGCTCTTCACCTCCACGCAGACCCTCACCTGGGGTCCGGCCCGGGTGCTCGCACCGGTCTGGTCGGCCTTCGACTGGCGCGCCGGTGTGATCGCAGCCGTCGCCCTGGCTCTGGTCTTCGCCCTGAAGTGGTCGGTCCTGCGGGTGCTCGGCGTCTGCGCCCTGCTCGGTCTCGCGCTCACCCAGCTCACCTGA